The segment AACAACACGAATTATTCAATATTACAATGGAACATTAGTTGAGAAATACGATTACAAAAGTCTAAAACTCTAGTATAATGACAAACAcggattattattatattacaaTGGAATAAAAGTTTAGAAAACACCCATCCAATGGGAATAAAAACTTTGGAAAATGACAGAGTTTCAAACACAAAAGAGTTTAAAAAACCCTACGCACCACGTGCCAAGTCCCTGTCACGTCCCAAAAACCGTTGACACTCCTCCGTGACCCTGCAAAGCGACTCGTGCGCCGAACCACCACCCTCGCTGCTCAAAGACATCTCCGCATTGTCTCTCAGCTTCTTCACTTTCCTTCTCATCTCCTCACCTTCCTCTTCCGCCATAACCTTCCTCACAATCGCCTCAATCTCTGACCTAGTATTTGCCTCCTCCGCTCGGACCGCGATTCCTAGTTCGTCGCTGAGCAACGCCGCGTTCATATTCTGCTCAGCAAAAAGCGGCCACGCGATCATCGGCACGCCGTTAACCACGCCTTCTAGCGTCGAGTTCCAACCGCAATGAGTCAAAAACCCGCCAACGGCCCTGTGGGCCAAAACTTCAGCTTGCGGGGCCCATGATGGGACCACCAGACCTCTATCGCTGGTACGTGTCACGAACCCTTCCGGTAGATATTCCGGCGTGCTGTCTTTTGTTCCGCCGCCGTTGGCCGATAAATACGCGCTGCAAGAAGAGCCGTCAATCGGTGGTCGAACCACCCAAACAAACCGTTGCTGGCTTTGCTCGAGTCCCCATGCCAGTTCGGTTAACAGTTTAGCTGTTAGAGAACCGCCACTCCCGAAGGAAATATAGAGAACCGACTCATCTGGTTGTTGGTTCAACCAATCCAAAACCGGATGAACGGTTTTAGATGATTCTACCGGTCTGCACAACGGACCGATCGGGTAAACGGGTACACGAGCGAACCGACCCAAAAGTTTCGGGTCTTGAAGGGATTTTAATGATTTAGGCTCCATCTCATCCCACGTGTTAACCAAAATGCCATCTGTTTTTGGGTAAGCTAGACAGTGACGCACAAAATCGCGGTACAACGGTTCGTCCGGAACCAGGTATGCATCTAGCGTATCTTCGAATCGAACCGGTTCACAGCCCGGTATCTCAAGCGGTTTTCTTTGCACCGTGTGCTCCTCTTTGACATATTTTTCCAAAGTTGGATAATATATAGTAACCCCAAGAAAACGTGCGTTGGAAGTGATGAACGCATACGTCAACATTTTGAACTCCGATGCGAGACGTAAAGCATCTGTGCCGAACAAGTCGACGATCAGAGCCGTTGGCTTTTGTGTCATAGCAGCGATCTTGGACCGGAGGGCTGGAACGGTTTCACGCATAATGACTCCTATCTTGGTCACCACGTGGTCTGCAGGGTGCACTAATTCAGAAATGTCCGGCGAAGGAAGATTGACAACGTCCAGGCCTGTGGAGTTTAAGAACTTGGACTGAGCTGAGGTTCCATCGGTTTCCAGGACGAAGACGGTGACACGGAAGCCGTGGTTAGTTGAGAGACGTTTAGCGAGCTCAATCACCGGGATGATGTGGCCCATTCCGGGACTTGAAAGCAAGGCGGCGTGTGGTTTTGTGATTTGCATTGATACttcttttttaattgtttggtttgtatgtctttgttttgttgttgaAGATGGGTTTTCATTGCACTGGGGTTGTGGTTCATTTATAGCCAATTTTATCACTGCTTGTGAAGTTGTAAATTATAACATTGAAAATTTGTGTGCCCAGTCTTAATTAGAAATCATTATTAATCTATAATAACTTATGATTAGTTTGAATTAGTTAACCACTTATTATTATAGTGTGAGCAGGGCCGGCTCAGTTGGGGGGACAAGCGGTGCGACCGTCCCGGGTCCAAGCCCGTGTCCCCCCGTATAATAATTAAGGGCccaattttcttataaatctatatttttatatataaaatttttataaatataataaatcaaaataaaaagggtccaaaattatttgatatgtatatagtttttattttcattacaaatatatacaaaatattacatattaaattttaaatattttaaacgttatatgtatataaaatttagagggtaaattttttttttttgccctagGGCTCCTAAGAATGTTGAGCCGGCTCTGAGTGTGAggtgtatatttttgttttattacgCTAGGTGCACATGGTCTTACTCTCACCAATACATTAGAATGAAGATTAGTAAACTATACTATTAAATATGCTGAGATGCAGTAAAGATGCTTGAGCAAACGTTTAGACACTAGTTAAAATAGGATTGTGTGCGTAGAATCAACTATCTAAAATGTTTGAAGAAGTTGATATTTCTTTTTAGTATTTCTTGTATCGGAAACATTACAAAATACGCATGCATGGGAAAACGTATACAATGAAACTTGCTTTATTGGAGAAAATGAACTTAACCGAAAGGTTTCATAAcgattaatgtttttttatattggtttactgtttttctttgtaaaagtattttatatttttactgttgcattgttgacaaaaaaaaaggtttactGTTGCATTTGGTGTTGTAAATATTGAGgagcaaaaataaatataaaacgtGACTAATAtacttatataagagaaaatCTATAAAATTGTAAAGTAATTCGTACTATTtcataaatttactttcaaatgCAAATAAACTTTTTAATGCAAAAGGTTTGGTTAAGATGTGCCAGATTCTACCGAATATACAAATGGAACCTAACTATACCAAAGTATATTATCTATATATGATTTATCGAAACTCGACTAATATGCTGCATACTGATTACAtattgaattaaaaaatataataaaatcgtTTTGTCGGTGTAATTAAACTTTGTTTTTAACATATTGAACAGAGTGCAGTGCACGATGGTCTAGTTGACCATATTGAGATCTGGAGTAAAGAGCAGTCGGAGTCTTTATTTTTACCTTTAGTATTCTATCACCATTCCGTTCATCGACACaatttgaattaaaatataaacagataacctaatttaatttataaatcttgtatgTTTATCAGGAACATATGAATCTATGCAACTCGATTCTTTTTTGTCTATAGAAAGCGTACGTACCATTAACCGGATTTTAATCATGGAGACAATACAATAACAGCACCAATTGGGTCATGAAATATGAAAACGTACGGTATCACAGAAAGTAAACACAGTATGTAAAATCAAATCGAATTTCAATCATAAAAAGcaaaattcatattaaataatattgtaTACACATAAAATAGTTATAAAGATATAATACTTATTTTTTTGGATAAACAATGAAATTAaatcttatactttatataagAACATACAAGAatgaattaaacaaaaaagataaaCAAATGCAGCAAGAGTTTGTACAACTTAAagcaatatatttatttaaaagtaaacTCAAATACGAATTCACCTTAAAAACAAACCAATTGGAATATACTACTcactaaaatatactatatatatgtatgacgATATGCACCAAAAAAAACTGAgatattattgtatttttatgcacagaataagaaaatatcatatactATATCATTGGTTCCTCCCACGAT is part of the Brassica rapa cultivar Chiifu-401-42 chromosome A09, CAAS_Brap_v3.01, whole genome shotgun sequence genome and harbors:
- the LOC103837705 gene encoding UDP-glycosyltransferase 72E2-like: MQITKPHAALLSSPGMGHIIPVIELAKRLSTNHGFRVTVFVLETDGTSAQSKFLNSTGLDVVNLPSPDISELVHPADHVVTKIGVIMRETVPALRSKIAAMTQKPTALIVDLFGTDALRLASEFKMLTYAFITSNARFLGVTIYYPTLEKYVKEEHTVQRKPLEIPGCEPVRFEDTLDAYLVPDEPLYRDFVRHCLAYPKTDGILVNTWDEMEPKSLKSLQDPKLLGRFARVPVYPIGPLCRPVESSKTVHPVLDWLNQQPDESVLYISFGSGGSLTAKLLTELAWGLEQSQQRFVWVVRPPIDGSSCSAYLSANGGGTKDSTPEYLPEGFVTRTSDRGLVVPSWAPQAEVLAHRAVGGFLTHCGWNSTLEGVVNGVPMIAWPLFAEQNMNAALLSDELGIAVRAEEANTRSEIEAIVRKVMAEEEGEEMRRKVKKLRDNAEMSLSSEGGGSAHESLCRVTEECQRFLGRDRDLARGA